One window of the Ananas comosus cultivar F153 linkage group 21, ASM154086v1, whole genome shotgun sequence genome contains the following:
- the LOC109726627 gene encoding protein FAR1-RELATED SEQUENCE 7-like produces MSSSAENAESANGDDAWVPKIGMVFENDEKAYHFYCHYGKEMGFGVRKHLVKRRSSGLVYSRVFSCYKEGYCRTTKEGKKPRPDARSGCQAHMTVKITDDGRFRVSEFEPNHNHELAPKAVEEVTATPSNAGASLSNIATCRPRFKNFVSPKCMNAKRDARIGAVMRCVQKGMQENREVYSSVASSEETYYNLSVDNNSNECWVPKIDMEFENDEEAYLFYVNYATAIGFSVRKHLIKRRASGIVFSRVYVCHKEGFCRRKEDQQGRSPKPYDRTGCLASMTVKITKNGRYRVSAFEPKHNHALVIPSKAHLVRWQWRKALAETPKDSVGPEDDSKVELECSDEPIDEEDKTYPNLTFRKNYIPSRCTNAMRLGDLGALMQYMHERQVTDPSFYYALQLDLNDQVTNIFWADTKSIVDFHCFGDVVCFDTTFKTNDDGRPFAPFIGVNHHKQAVVFGAAFLYDEREESFKWLFETFKNAMHGKQPKLVLTGQSAAINNAIATVWQGTVHRYCVWQIYNDAAKNLNIVFEGSTTFAKDFSKCLYDCDDEADFLSGWKKLLENYGLHNNEWLAKLYQEKEKWALAYDREIFSADIKSTLVRENMNIFLKKFLDLELDLLDFMKHYEKVVDERRQAEVEADLSSNQTVLQFPSSKMLKQAANAYTPAVFKVFQTEFEFSMDCMVYSCGQIGTIFEYKVNEENSKECIVTFDSSNGAITCSCKRFEFVGIQCRHVLKTLDIINIKELAPQYILKRWTKDAKTMNLRDNCMLATHGDSKSTLARRYSSLCCIFNKIAVRAAEAVESYTFIESLSDRLMSQVVQILQARPPEGPEGS; encoded by the coding sequence ATGTCGAGCTCCGCGGAGAACGCCGAGAGCGCCAATGGTGATGATGCTTGGGTCCCGAAGATCGGTATGGTGTTCGAGAACGACGAGAAGGCCTACCATTTCTATTGCCATTACGGGAAGGAAATGGGGTTCGGCGTTCGGAAGCATTTGGTGAAGAGGAGATCCTCTGGTTTGGTGTACTCTAGGGTTTTTTCCTGCTACAAGGAAGGGTATTGTAGGACCACCAAGGAGGGGAAGAAGCCGCGCCCCGACGCGCGGAGCGGTTGCCAAGCTCACATGACTGTGAAGATCACGGACGACGGCCGTTTCCGCGTTAGCGAGTTCGAGCCGAATCATAACCATGAACTAGCACCGAAAGCGGTCGAAGAAGTAACCGCGACGCCGAGCAATGCTGGAGCTTCTCTTTCAAATATTGCTACATGTCGCCCCCGCTTCAAGAATTTTGTTTCGCCAAAGTGTATGAATGCTAAACGGGACGCCAGGATTGGTGCTGTTATGAGATGCGTGCAGAAGGGAATGCAGGAAAATAGAGAGGTTTACTCTTCGGTAGCGTCGTCGGAAGAGACGTATTATAATCTTTCAGTTGATAACAACTCTAATGAGTGTTGGGTGCCAAAGATTGATATGGAGTTTGAGAATGATGAGGAGGCTTATCTGTTTTATGTGAATTACGCGACGGCGATAGGGTTTAGCGTACGGAAGCATTTGATTAAAAGGAGGGCGTCGGGGATTGTGTTTTCGAGGGTCTATGTTTGCCACAAGGAAGGGTTTTGTAGAAGGAAAGAAGATCAGCAGGGGAGGTCTCCTAAGCCATACGAtcggaccggttgcctcgcgtCGATGACGGTTAAGATCACGAAGAACGGTAGGTACCGTGTGAGTGCATTCGAGCCTAAGCATAATCATGCTCTTGTGATTCCATCGAAAGCTCACTTAGTTCGATGGCAGTGGCGGAAAGCGTTAGCGGAGACTCCAAAAGATTCCGTGGGTCCAGAAGACGATTCGAAAGTAGAATTAGAGTGTAGTGATGAACCAATTGATGAAGAAGATAAGACTTACCCAAATCTAACTTTTCGCAAGAACTATATACCATCGAGGTGCACAAATGCTATGAGATTGGGAGATCTAGGCGCATTGATGCAATACATGCATGAAAGGCAGGTAACCGATCCGTCGTTTTATTATGCATTGCAATTGGACCTAAATGATCAAGTAACCAACATATTTTGGGCGGATACGAAGTCTATTGTGGATTTTCATTGCTTCGGCGATGTCGTATGTTTTGATACTACATTTAAGACGAATGATGATGGCAGGCCTTTTGCTCCCTTTATCGGTGTCAATCATCACAAGCAAGCCGTTGTTTTTGGTGCGGCATTTCTTTATGATGAAAGGGAAGAATCATTTAAGTGGTTGTTTGAGACTTTTAAGAACGCTATGCACGGAAAACAGCCAAAGCTGGTTTTAACAGGCCAATCTGCGGCAATAAATAATGCGATAGCTACAGTGTGGCAAGGTACCGTTCATCGATATTGTGTATGGCAAATCTATAATGATGCTGCGAAGAACCTTAATATTGTTTTTGAAGGTTCGACAACTTTTGCCAAAGATTTCAGTAAATGCCTTTATGATTGTGATGATGAAGCGGATTTCTTATCGGGGTGGAAAAAGTTGCTAGAGAATTATGGTCTCCATAACAACGAATGGTTGGCTAAGCTATACCAAGAAAAAGAGAAGTGGGCTTTGGCCTATGATAGAGAAATATTTTCTGCAGATATTAAGAGCACGCTTGTGAGggaaaatatgaatattttccTGAAAAAATTCTTGGATTTGGAATTGGATCTATTAGATTTCATGAAACATTATGAAAAAGTAGTTGACGAAAGGAGGCAAGCGGAAGTGGAGGCTGATTTGAGTTCCAATCAAACTGTTCTGCAATTTCCCTCTTCAAAAATGTTAAAGCAGGCTGCAAACGCGTACACTCCTGCAGTGTTTAAGGTATTTCAGACCGAATTTGAATTCTCCATGGATTGTATGGTTTACAGCTGCGGTCAAATTGGAACGATATTTGAATACAAGGTCAATGAAGAGAACTCAAAAGAATGCATTGTCACATTTGATTCATCAAATGGCGCAATTACATGCAGCTGCAAAAGATTTGAGTTTGTTGGCATACAATGCCGCCATGTACTGAAAACCCTAGACATTATAAACATTAAGGAGCTCGCGCCTCAATATATTTTGAAGAGGTGGACTAAGGATGCAAAAACCATGAACTTACGGGACAATTGTATGCTCGCAACTCACGGTGACAGCAA